ACGCCAGCACGTCGTTTCCGACGTCCAAAGTGGAGCTCCAGCCGCGGGCGGACAGCCCTTGACGGAGAGCCTCTTCCTCCCGGGGGAAGTCGAGGCCGGCCAGGTAGGCGGAGGTGTGCACCGCGAACGGCGGCTCGGGCGGCAGCCCGCCGGAACGGAGTGCCTCGTGCACGAGTTCTTCCAGCGCGGCAACGCATCCGTCGACTCCGACGCGCTGGGGCGAAGCGCCGGGGCCGCGGGACTGGCCGAGCACGGCCCCGTCCCGCGAAACCACCAGCACCTCGGTCTTGCTGTTGCCCCCGTCGATCGCGACGACAGCGTCGCTCATGCCTTCGCCCAGGGCAAGAAGTCCTGGTTGCGAGCAACGAGTTCGTCCGCCAGGCGGTCCGCCTTCCCGTACTGCCCGACCAGGGGGTGTGCCAGCAGCGCGTCCGCGACCCGGTCCCGGCCGCCCTTGATCGCAGCGTCCAGCGCCAGGTGCTCGTACGCGGTGACACCGGCGATCAGTCCGGCGAACCGCGGGTCGACCGGGGCCTGCGGGATCGCGGTCGCGCCGGCGGAGTCGACGTTGGCCGAAACCTCGATGACCGCGTCGTCCGGCAGGAAGTCGAACGTCCCGTTGTTCTGAACGTTGACCACGTGTTCCTCGGCCGGACCGCCGGCGGTCAGCGCGTGCACGAGTTGCACTGCCGCTTCCGAATAGTAGGCACCGCCGCGCTTTTCCAGCGACTCCGGCTTCGTCACCTGTTCCGGGTCGAGGTAGATCTTCAGCAGCTCTTCCTCGACGTCGCTGACCACCTCGGCCCGCGGCCGCTCGGTCTGCTGCTTCGCGACCTGCGCGTCATGCGAGTAGTAGTACTTGAGGTAGTACGACGGGACCGCCCGCATCCGGCGCATCCAGTCCACCGGCACGCTGACCTCTTCGCCGAGAAATTCCGCGTGCTGGTCAAGCAACTCCGGCAGCCGGTCGACGCCGTCGAGCAGTACGCCGCGCTCCCAGCTCAGGTGATTCAGTCCAGTGTGGACCAGTTTGACGTCGCCGGTGGACGCGCCCAGCAGCTTCGCGAACTTGCGCTGCAGGTTGATCGCGACGTTGCACAAGCCGACCGCTCGGTGACCTTCCCGCAGCAGCGCGCGAGTGACAATGCCGACCGGGTTGGTGAAGTTGACGATCCAGG
This sequence is a window from Amycolatopsis benzoatilytica AK 16/65. Protein-coding genes within it:
- a CDS encoding 6-phospho-beta-glucosidase gives rise to the protein MKLAVVGGGSTYTPELIDGIAGRRASLDVDEIVLIDPDAYRVEAVGGFSQRLLEHAGHRARVRTTANLEEGVEGASAVLIQLRVGGQKARASDETFPHLCGRVGQETTGAGGLAKALRTVPVVLDIAERVRKVAGDDTWIVNFTNPVGIVTRALLREGHRAVGLCNVAINLQRKFAKLLGASTGDVKLVHTGLNHLSWERGVLLDGVDRLPELLDQHAEFLGEEVSVPVDWMRRMRAVPSYYLKYYYSHDAQVAKQQTERPRAEVVSDVEEELLKIYLDPEQVTKPESLEKRGGAYYSEAAVQLVHALTAGGPAEEHVVNVQNNGTFDFLPDDAVIEVSANVDSAGATAIPQAPVDPRFAGLIAGVTAYEHLALDAAIKGGRDRVADALLAHPLVGQYGKADRLADELVARNQDFLPWAKA